A genomic region of Ruficoccus amylovorans contains the following coding sequences:
- a CDS encoding exosortase/archaeosortase family protein produces the protein MNPPATSTTPASTLWLQRLTVAALIAVCLGPFLVNTTSLEKSRMAIKAVAIAAGIGCVALNRARFRLRPSPAGAAAGLGLILLGGVLTLADAAGNLRDPGLGFILGAAGVSLIACGFTVSGLQARCLGLFALAAIPAGTIENLIEHGLHYSTLIAKLSAFSLHYVGFTVQSEGNTILIHGHAVEIIAECSGLKLFFMLFAFFAILQLALPELRRIFWKMLFAAAGTGLIVSVLRIDFLVLIVGRPELFEFFHHGFGSELISMAAILIFGFFIKEEAFTALEKKIPVPAIPADHLPTPDGAKLMARALVATTLIGVLVATAAYLTQRG, from the coding sequence ATGAACCCTCCGGCTACCAGTACGACTCCCGCCAGCACCCTTTGGCTCCAACGCCTGACCGTGGCCGCCCTGATCGCGGTCTGCCTGGGGCCGTTTCTGGTCAACACGACCTCGCTGGAAAAATCCCGCATGGCGATCAAGGCCGTGGCCATCGCCGCCGGTATCGGCTGCGTCGCGCTCAACCGCGCCCGCTTCCGCCTGCGCCCTTCCCCCGCCGGAGCCGCCGCCGGCCTCGGCCTGATCCTGCTCGGAGGCGTGCTGACGCTGGCCGACGCCGCTGGCAACCTGCGCGACCCCGGCCTGGGCTTCATCCTCGGAGCGGCAGGCGTTTCCCTGATCGCGTGCGGCTTTACCGTCAGCGGCTTGCAGGCGCGTTGCCTCGGGCTGTTCGCGCTGGCCGCCATCCCCGCCGGAACGATCGAAAACCTGATCGAACACGGCCTGCACTACTCCACCCTCATCGCCAAGCTCTCCGCCTTTTCCCTGCACTACGTGGGCTTTACCGTGCAGTCGGAGGGCAACACCATCCTGATCCACGGCCACGCGGTCGAGATCATCGCCGAATGCTCCGGACTGAAGCTCTTTTTCATGCTCTTCGCCTTTTTCGCCATCCTCCAGCTCGCCCTGCCCGAGTTGCGCCGGATTTTCTGGAAAATGCTCTTCGCCGCGGCCGGGACGGGGCTCATCGTCAGTGTGCTGCGCATCGACTTTCTCGTGCTCATCGTCGGACGGCCCGAGCTGTTCGAGTTTTTTCACCACGGCTTCGGCTCGGAACTCATCTCGATGGCCGCGATCCTGATCTTCGGCTTCTTCATCAAGGAAGAAGCCTTTACCGCTCTGGAAAAGAAAATCCCGGTCCCGGCCATCCCCGCTGACCACCTGCCCACGCCCGACGGCGCAAAGCTCATGGCCCGGGCATTGGTGGCCACCACCCTCATCGGCGTGCTCGTCGCCACAGCCGCCTATCTGACGCAACGCGGATGA